One genomic window of Mycteria americana isolate JAX WOST 10 ecotype Jacksonville Zoo and Gardens chromosome Z, USCA_MyAme_1.0, whole genome shotgun sequence includes the following:
- the SLC46A2 gene encoding solute carrier family 46 member 2 isoform X1, with product MQQQMGADPLQACLQSRASEEPFPPAHLPENSSPQEEAAAGSMVGVTAMRTWIEPVVAGSQVASAFYDTALLLVVKNYYNQTNATAPSHALEDAQQKAVSNFYIIYNLVLGLSPLVSAYGLSKLGDRMHRKIPICFPLLGYLGSKTLLLLLILLGWPIEVMYGAAAFNGLTGGFTTLWAGVMALGSLGSSESRRSLRLIIIELVYGLAGFLGSMASGYLFVGFSDRYQEGTVLVGCSIACYAFCLLYSIFVLTVPKPAASSPAKAKSAEEVGSQLPAHKEAAAAAAAESSQPSASSSSTPGSPSKLIIIMLFVAAILYDLAVVGAMNVLPLFLLREPLRWNAVQIGHGNAAGYVIFITSFLGVFVFSKYLRDITMVMIGVASFSAGILIMAFVRWTFLFYIARAVMLFALIPLPTIRSMLSKHIEGSSYGKVFVLLQLSLVTTGVVTSTVYNKIYQNTMNWYSGFCFILSFLVGCLSLLPLSIVAIKQRSTTGSLQILTK from the exons ATGCAGCAGCAGATGGGAGCAG ATCCTCTCCAAGCATGCCTCCAGAGCAGAGCTTCTGAAGAGccatttcctccagcacatcTCCCTGAAAACAGCTCTCCCCAAGAAGAGGCGGCTGCCGGCAGCATGGTGGGGGTGACAGCGATGAGGACATGGATTGAGCCGGTGGTCGCCGGTTCCCAGGTGGCCAGCGCCTTCTACGACACGgcgctgctgctggtggtgaagAACTACTACAACCAGACCAACGCCACTGCTCCCTCCCATGCACTGGAAGATGCTCAGCAGAAGGCTGTCTCTAATTTTTATATCATCTACAACCTAGTCCTGGGCCTGAGCCCGCTGGTGTCAGCCTATGGCTTGTCCAAGCTGGGGGACAGGATGCATCGGAAGATCCCCATCTGCTTCCCTCTTCTCGGCTACTTGGGCTCCAAaactctcctgctcctcctgatcCTGCTGGGCTGGCCAATTGAGGTGATGTACGGGGCTGCTGCCTTCAATGGGCTGACGGGCGGTTTCACCACGCTCTGGGCAGGCGTCATGGCTCTGGGATCCCTGGGCTCCTCCGAGAGCAGGAGGTCTCTGCGGCTTATCATTATTGAGCTGGTGTATGGCCTCGCTGGCTTTCTGGGAAGCATGGCATCTGGCTACCTCTTCGTTGGCTTCAGTGACCGCTATCAAGAGGGCACCGTGCTGGTGGGCTGCAGCATCGCTTGCTATGCTTTCTGCCTCCTCTACAGCATTTTTGTCCTGACAGTCCCCAAGCCAGCAGCTTCCTCTCCAGCCAAAGCCAAGAGTGCAGAGGAGGTGGGCAGCCAGCTGCCAGcccacaaagaagcagcagcagcagcagcagcagagagttCCCAACCTTCGGCGAGCAGCAGTTCCACTCCAGGATCTCCCTCAAAACTCATCATCATCATGCTGTTTGTGGCAGCAATCCTCTATGACCTTGCCGTGGTTGGTGCAATGAACGTACTCCCACTCTTCTTGCTCAGGGAGCCTTTACGTTGGAATGCCGTGCAGATCGGCCACGGCAATGCTGCTGGGTACGTGATCTTCATCACCAGCTTTCTAGGGGTATTTGTGTTTTCCAAATACCTGAGGGACATTACCATGGTCATGATCGGAGTGGCATCCTTCAGCGCTGGCATCCTCATCATGGCCTTTGTGCGGTGGACGTTCCTGTTCTACATCG CACGGGCAGTGATGCTCTTTGCCCTCATCCCCTTACCAACCATCAGGTCCATGTTATCCAAGCATATCGAAGGATCATCCTACG GTAAGGTGTTTGTCCTGCTGCAGCTGTCTTTAGTCACCACGGGAGTAGTGACATCTACAGTCTACAACAAGATCTACCAAAACACAATGAACTGGTACAGCggcttctgtttcattttgtcttttctaGTTGGCTGCCTGAGTCTCCTCCCTTTAAG CATCGTGGCCATCAAACAACGTTCAACTACTGGCTCCCTTCAGATTCTGACCAAGTGA
- the SLC46A2 gene encoding solute carrier family 46 member 2 isoform X2, with product MVGVTAMRTWIEPVVAGSQVASAFYDTALLLVVKNYYNQTNATAPSHALEDAQQKAVSNFYIIYNLVLGLSPLVSAYGLSKLGDRMHRKIPICFPLLGYLGSKTLLLLLILLGWPIEVMYGAAAFNGLTGGFTTLWAGVMALGSLGSSESRRSLRLIIIELVYGLAGFLGSMASGYLFVGFSDRYQEGTVLVGCSIACYAFCLLYSIFVLTVPKPAASSPAKAKSAEEVGSQLPAHKEAAAAAAAESSQPSASSSSTPGSPSKLIIIMLFVAAILYDLAVVGAMNVLPLFLLREPLRWNAVQIGHGNAAGYVIFITSFLGVFVFSKYLRDITMVMIGVASFSAGILIMAFVRWTFLFYIARAVMLFALIPLPTIRSMLSKHIEGSSYGKVFVLLQLSLVTTGVVTSTVYNKIYQNTMNWYSGFCFILSFLVGCLSLLPLSIVAIKQRSTTGSLQILTK from the exons ATGGTGGGGGTGACAGCGATGAGGACATGGATTGAGCCGGTGGTCGCCGGTTCCCAGGTGGCCAGCGCCTTCTACGACACGgcgctgctgctggtggtgaagAACTACTACAACCAGACCAACGCCACTGCTCCCTCCCATGCACTGGAAGATGCTCAGCAGAAGGCTGTCTCTAATTTTTATATCATCTACAACCTAGTCCTGGGCCTGAGCCCGCTGGTGTCAGCCTATGGCTTGTCCAAGCTGGGGGACAGGATGCATCGGAAGATCCCCATCTGCTTCCCTCTTCTCGGCTACTTGGGCTCCAAaactctcctgctcctcctgatcCTGCTGGGCTGGCCAATTGAGGTGATGTACGGGGCTGCTGCCTTCAATGGGCTGACGGGCGGTTTCACCACGCTCTGGGCAGGCGTCATGGCTCTGGGATCCCTGGGCTCCTCCGAGAGCAGGAGGTCTCTGCGGCTTATCATTATTGAGCTGGTGTATGGCCTCGCTGGCTTTCTGGGAAGCATGGCATCTGGCTACCTCTTCGTTGGCTTCAGTGACCGCTATCAAGAGGGCACCGTGCTGGTGGGCTGCAGCATCGCTTGCTATGCTTTCTGCCTCCTCTACAGCATTTTTGTCCTGACAGTCCCCAAGCCAGCAGCTTCCTCTCCAGCCAAAGCCAAGAGTGCAGAGGAGGTGGGCAGCCAGCTGCCAGcccacaaagaagcagcagcagcagcagcagcagagagttCCCAACCTTCGGCGAGCAGCAGTTCCACTCCAGGATCTCCCTCAAAACTCATCATCATCATGCTGTTTGTGGCAGCAATCCTCTATGACCTTGCCGTGGTTGGTGCAATGAACGTACTCCCACTCTTCTTGCTCAGGGAGCCTTTACGTTGGAATGCCGTGCAGATCGGCCACGGCAATGCTGCTGGGTACGTGATCTTCATCACCAGCTTTCTAGGGGTATTTGTGTTTTCCAAATACCTGAGGGACATTACCATGGTCATGATCGGAGTGGCATCCTTCAGCGCTGGCATCCTCATCATGGCCTTTGTGCGGTGGACGTTCCTGTTCTACATCG CACGGGCAGTGATGCTCTTTGCCCTCATCCCCTTACCAACCATCAGGTCCATGTTATCCAAGCATATCGAAGGATCATCCTACG GTAAGGTGTTTGTCCTGCTGCAGCTGTCTTTAGTCACCACGGGAGTAGTGACATCTACAGTCTACAACAAGATCTACCAAAACACAATGAACTGGTACAGCggcttctgtttcattttgtcttttctaGTTGGCTGCCTGAGTCTCCTCCCTTTAAG CATCGTGGCCATCAAACAACGTTCAACTACTGGCTCCCTTCAGATTCTGACCAAGTGA